A genomic window from Rhizobium sp. 007 includes:
- the arsH gene encoding arsenical resistance protein ArsH — MRKAGALSDLPAASREHLRPLDLAALQPPFSKHKPRILILYGSLRTVSYSRLLAHEAARLLEHFGCEVRIFNPEGLPLPDAEPVSHPKVQELRDLSQWSEGQVWVSPERHGAMTGIMKAQIDWIPLSVGSVRPTQGKTLAVMQVSGGSQSFNAVGQMRMLGRWMRMITIPNQSSVAKAFQEFDADGRMRSSSYYDRVVDVCEELVKFTWLTRDASAYLTDRYSERKEEADKLEQRVSLKSI; from the coding sequence ATGCGGAAGGCAGGCGCATTGTCTGATCTGCCGGCAGCCTCCCGCGAACATCTGCGGCCGCTCGATCTGGCAGCGCTGCAACCGCCATTCTCGAAGCACAAGCCCCGTATCCTGATCCTCTACGGTTCGCTACGCACGGTCTCCTATAGCAGGCTGCTCGCCCATGAGGCGGCGCGCCTGCTCGAGCACTTCGGCTGCGAGGTGCGGATATTCAATCCGGAGGGATTGCCGCTTCCTGATGCGGAGCCGGTGAGCCATCCGAAGGTCCAGGAACTGCGCGATCTCTCGCAGTGGTCGGAAGGGCAGGTATGGGTTTCGCCCGAACGCCATGGCGCCATGACCGGCATCATGAAGGCGCAGATCGACTGGATTCCGCTTTCGGTAGGCTCGGTGCGGCCAACGCAGGGCAAGACGCTCGCCGTCATGCAGGTGTCGGGCGGCTCGCAGTCTTTCAACGCCGTTGGGCAGATGCGCATGCTCGGCCGCTGGATGCGCATGATCACGATTCCGAACCAGTCGTCAGTCGCCAAGGCTTTTCAGGAGTTCGACGCGGACGGCCGCATGAGATCCTCGTCTTATTACGACCGGGTGGTTGACGTCTGCGAGGAATTGGTGAAATTCACGTGGCTTACCCGCGACGCTTCCGCCTATCTCACCGATCGCTACAGCGAGCGCAAGGAAGAGGCCGATAAGCTCGAACAGCGCGTGAGCCTGAAATCCATATGA
- the arsC gene encoding arsenate reductase (glutaredoxin) (This arsenate reductase requires both glutathione and glutaredoxin to convert arsenate to arsenite, after which the efflux transporter formed by ArsA and ArsB can extrude the arsenite from the cell, providing resistance.) — MKATIYHNPDCGTSRNTLAMIRNAGIEPTVIEYLQTPPSRAELVKMIADAGLTVRQAIREKDTPYAEFGLDDAALTDDQLLDAMLKDPILINRPFVVTPLGTRLARPSEAVLDILPDTHKGAFAKEDGEQVLDAEGRRIV; from the coding sequence ATGAAAGCCACCATCTATCACAATCCAGATTGCGGCACGTCGCGCAACACGCTGGCGATGATCCGCAATGCCGGGATCGAGCCGACGGTCATCGAGTATCTGCAAACCCCGCCGTCGCGCGCGGAGCTAGTCAAGATGATCGCCGACGCCGGCCTGACGGTGCGCCAGGCCATCCGCGAGAAGGATACGCCCTATGCGGAGTTCGGGCTCGATGACGCGGCCCTGACCGACGATCAGCTTCTCGATGCGATGCTGAAAGATCCGATCCTCATCAACCGGCCCTTCGTCGTGACGCCGCTCGGCACGCGACTGGCGCGGCCATCCGAGGCGGTTCTGGATATCCTGCCGGACACCCATAAGGGCGCCTTCGCCAAGGAAGACGGCGAACAGGTTCTCGATGCGGAAGGCAGGCGCATTGTCTGA
- a CDS encoding MIP/aquaporin family protein — protein sequence MMFDLPRRLVSEGLGTALLVATVVGSGIMATSLTQDVGLALLGNTLATGAILVVLITILAPVSGAHFNPAVSLVFAISRSLPKRDFLCYVLAQVAGGAIGTIAAHLMFDLPLVQLSTKVRTGGAQWFSEGVATFGLVAVILAGIRFEQKAVPWLVGLYITAAYWFTASTSFANPAVAFARSLTDTFSGIRPVDLPGFWVAEIAGAVAALFLFTWLLQPGASSTLSPETKL from the coding sequence ATGATGTTCGATTTGCCGCGCCGCCTTGTGTCCGAGGGCCTCGGCACAGCACTTCTCGTCGCGACCGTGGTCGGGTCGGGCATCATGGCGACATCGCTGACGCAGGATGTAGGACTGGCGCTGCTCGGCAACACGCTGGCGACCGGCGCCATCCTGGTGGTGCTGATCACTATCCTCGCGCCGGTTTCCGGAGCTCATTTCAATCCGGCGGTCTCGCTGGTCTTCGCGATATCGCGGTCGCTGCCGAAACGCGATTTCCTCTGCTACGTCCTGGCGCAGGTTGCTGGCGGCGCCATCGGGACGATTGCGGCCCATCTGATGTTCGATCTTCCGCTCGTCCAGCTGTCGACAAAGGTGCGCACCGGCGGGGCGCAATGGTTTTCCGAAGGTGTCGCGACCTTCGGCCTGGTGGCGGTGATCCTCGCCGGGATCCGCTTCGAGCAGAAGGCGGTGCCATGGTTGGTGGGGCTTTATATCACGGCCGCCTACTGGTTCACCGCTTCGACTTCCTTCGCCAATCCGGCCGTTGCCTTCGCCCGCTCGCTGACCGACACCTTTTCCGGCATCCGTCCGGTCGATCTTCCGGGCTTCTGGGTCGCCGAAATCGCCGGCGCGGTCGCGGCGCTCTTTCTTTTCACCTGGTTGCTGCAGCCGGGTGCATCGTCAACCCTTTCACCTGAGACAAAGCTATGA
- a CDS encoding metalloregulator ArsR/SmtB family transcription factor yields MDQRQALSAFAALSQETRLQIVRVLVVAGPDGMAAGMVAEKTAVSPSNVSFHLKELERSGLISQKRESRSIIYTANYSALGGLIRFLMEDCCAGNPEICAPVAAVAACCAPKVEEKLQ; encoded by the coding sequence ATGGATCAACGTCAAGCCCTGAGCGCCTTCGCCGCGCTCTCCCAGGAGACCCGCCTGCAGATCGTCCGCGTGCTGGTGGTCGCGGGTCCAGACGGCATGGCCGCCGGCATGGTTGCGGAGAAGACGGCCGTCTCGCCGTCGAATGTCTCCTTCCATCTCAAGGAGCTCGAACGATCCGGCCTCATCAGCCAGAAGCGTGAATCCCGCTCGATCATCTACACCGCGAACTATAGTGCGCTGGGCGGTCTGATCCGCTTCCTGATGGAAGACTGCTGCGCCGGGAACCCTGAAATCTGCGCACCTGTGGCGGCGGTCGCCGCATGCTGCGCGCCTAAAGTGGAGGAGAAACTGCAATGA
- a CDS encoding DUF6428 family protein, which yields MNAIDNSKMQDRDVSLGPLLDFLAGAKDLPLVFHYDGRPVKPGYHVTEVKAGEFAALDCGANPEAWREIFIQLWDIEEDDRTHMPAGKFHAIIRKVTEHVKLDGSARLTFEISDGVRPMQLYWAAMPALLGGMVHVELAPRPASCKPRDRWLKEEARKTEACCRPTHGKDTCCA from the coding sequence ATGAACGCGATCGACAACAGCAAAATGCAGGACCGCGACGTCAGCCTCGGCCCGCTTCTCGACTTCCTGGCAGGCGCCAAGGATTTGCCCTTGGTTTTCCATTACGACGGTCGGCCGGTAAAACCGGGCTACCACGTCACCGAAGTCAAGGCCGGTGAGTTCGCAGCGCTCGACTGCGGCGCCAACCCGGAAGCATGGCGAGAGATTTTCATCCAGCTATGGGACATCGAAGAGGACGACCGCACGCATATGCCGGCTGGAAAATTCCACGCAATCATCCGCAAGGTGACCGAGCATGTGAAGCTCGACGGGTCTGCGAGGCTGACATTCGAAATCAGCGACGGCGTGCGGCCAATGCAGCTTTATTGGGCGGCCATGCCGGCCCTGCTGGGTGGCATGGTGCACGTCGAACTTGCGCCTCGCCCGGCAAGCTGCAAGCCGCGCGACCGCTGGCTCAAAGAGGAAGCACGAAAGACTGAAGCCTGCTGCAGGCCCACGCATGGCAAAGATACCTGCTGCGCCTAG